A genomic stretch from Candidatus Latescibacterota bacterium includes:
- a CDS encoding SpoIIE family protein phosphatase has protein sequence MSKPSRRRRIVGLRPIVTMLAAGLTAAGVLALGVFSERQSREQLGAELETRLLLTARNLAMMSSGALLSDYPELTLHPLIKEMQREQPSLVLVEVIDHDGVIQGHSDARQLGQAYQPPEAVEAGAGLSLRDGEILGTGPTLILAQAPVLHPSGEPIGRAVVAMERSYVAQLLAAARVQQLVVIGAILGVSLLAILLVMSHLLRPVKPLREGLERIGDGDLDTSLPVTGRTEFSLLAETVNEMATRLRVAQADMVEKERLSHELELAREIQTSLLPHGDVHAGPFLLAGKHRAAAEVGGDYYDFLTLPDGRVAVAIADVSGKGLAGCLIMSMLSALWRSHAPRYDSPRELLLALDEQLSPTLKTGQFVTMFYGLLDPATGRLRFASAAHSPLALRRANGEIEWRVTQAIPLGAVSTRALASTLVEDEVELAPGDLLLQYTDGVNEAFNAAGEQFGLTRIERCLKRRGEAGGAAVLAALHEGVQEWSGEGAPSDDETLLAIAFEGATVSKDPGARWLARARRAGRHLELPADLSALSVLSDWLDHCDAIAGLDAESRALVETAVYEAAANVAEHAYGLDTRRHYDLWWVAPSACAMAEGQGLAGGFFLLRDDGHSFEPAARPASDFSQPEVRGRGRGIGLDIIRGVTRRFEYFPKTAEGNLTVLSFADAEVPTPEESIHA, from the coding sequence ATGAGCAAGCCATCGCGCCGGCGGCGTATCGTCGGCCTTCGGCCCATCGTCACCATGCTGGCGGCGGGACTCACCGCGGCGGGAGTGCTCGCCCTGGGTGTCTTCTCGGAGCGGCAGAGCCGCGAGCAGCTGGGCGCGGAGCTGGAGACGCGGCTGCTGCTGACCGCGCGCAACCTGGCCATGATGAGCTCGGGCGCGCTGCTCAGCGACTACCCGGAGCTCACGCTGCACCCGCTGATCAAGGAGATGCAGCGCGAGCAGCCGAGCCTGGTGCTGGTGGAGGTGATCGACCACGACGGCGTCATCCAGGGCCACTCGGACGCGCGGCAGCTCGGCCAGGCCTATCAGCCGCCCGAGGCGGTGGAGGCCGGCGCCGGCCTCAGCCTGCGCGACGGGGAGATCCTCGGCACGGGGCCGACCTTGATCCTGGCCCAGGCGCCGGTGCTGCATCCCAGCGGCGAGCCCATCGGGCGCGCGGTGGTGGCCATGGAGCGCAGCTACGTCGCCCAGCTGCTGGCCGCGGCGCGCGTGCAGCAGCTGGTGGTGATCGGCGCGATCCTGGGCGTGTCGCTGCTGGCGATCCTGCTGGTCATGTCGCACCTGCTGCGGCCGGTGAAGCCGCTGCGCGAGGGGCTGGAGCGCATCGGTGACGGCGATCTGGACACGAGCCTGCCCGTCACCGGGCGCACGGAGTTCAGCCTGCTGGCCGAGACCGTCAACGAGATGGCCACGCGCCTGCGCGTGGCGCAGGCGGACATGGTGGAGAAGGAGCGCCTGTCCCACGAGCTGGAGCTGGCGCGGGAGATCCAGACCAGCCTCCTGCCCCACGGCGACGTCCACGCCGGCCCCTTCCTGCTGGCGGGCAAGCACCGCGCGGCGGCCGAGGTGGGCGGCGACTACTACGACTTCCTCACCCTGCCGGATGGCCGCGTGGCCGTGGCCATCGCCGACGTCTCGGGCAAGGGGCTGGCGGGCTGCCTGATCATGTCCATGCTGTCGGCGCTCTGGCGCTCGCACGCGCCGCGCTACGACTCGCCGCGCGAGCTGCTCCTGGCGCTGGACGAACAGCTCTCGCCGACGCTCAAGACCGGGCAGTTCGTCACCATGTTCTACGGACTGCTGGATCCGGCCACGGGACGGCTGCGCTTCGCCTCGGCGGCCCACAGCCCGCTGGCCCTGCGCCGCGCCAACGGTGAGATCGAGTGGCGCGTGACGCAGGCGATTCCCCTCGGGGCGGTGTCCACGCGCGCGCTGGCCTCGACCCTGGTGGAGGACGAGGTGGAGCTCGCGCCGGGCGACCTGCTGCTGCAGTACACCGACGGCGTGAACGAGGCCTTCAACGCCGCGGGCGAGCAGTTCGGGCTCACGCGCATCGAGCGCTGCCTGAAGCGGCGCGGCGAGGCGGGCGGTGCGGCGGTGCTCGCCGCCCTGCACGAGGGCGTGCAGGAGTGGTCGGGCGAGGGCGCCCCCAGCGACGACGAGACCCTGCTGGCCATCGCCTTCGAGGGCGCCACCGTCTCGAAGGACCCGGGCGCGAGGTGGCTGGCGCGCGCGCGGCGCGCGGGGCGTCACCTGGAGCTGCCGGCGGATCTGAGCGCGCTGTCGGTGCTGAGCGACTGGCTGGACCACTGCGATGCGATCGCCGGCCTCGACGCGGAGAGCCGGGCGCTGGTGGAGACGGCGGTCTACGAGGCCGCCGCCAACGTGGCAGAGCACGCCTACGGGCTCGACACGCGGCGACACTACGATCTGTGGTGGGTGGCGCCGAGCGCCTGCGCGATGGCCGAGGGCCAGGGGCTCGCGGGGGGTTTCTTCCTGCTGCGCGACGACGGCCACAGCTTCGAGCCGGCCGCGCGCCCGGCCAGCGACTTCAGCCAGCCCGAGGTCCGCGGCCGCGGCCGCGGGATCGGGCTGGACATCATCCGCGGCGTCACGCGCCGCTTCGAGTACTTCCCGAAGACCGCGGAGGGCAACCTCACCGTGTTGTCCTTTGCCGACGCCGAAGTTCCGACACCCGAGGAGAGCATCCATGCATGA
- the sufC gene encoding Fe-S cluster assembly ATPase SufC — protein MLEIRNLHAEADGKAILKGIDLTLPPGEVHAIMGPNGSGKSTLAQVLAGNEAFTVTEGEVLYAGRNLLEMEADERALAGVFLAFQYPVEIPGVSNTYFLRAALNAARKHRGEPELDAMDFLTLAKEKMRLFELDPALMNRSLNVGFSGGEKKRNEGFQMAVLEPRLAIMDETDSGLDIDALQIVAKGVSALRGPERSFLVITHYQRLLQYIVPDRVHVLAGGRIVRSGGKELAEELEAKGYGWLEKETAA, from the coding sequence ATGCTCGAGATCCGCAACCTGCACGCCGAGGCCGACGGCAAGGCCATCCTGAAGGGCATCGACCTGACGCTGCCCCCCGGCGAGGTGCACGCCATCATGGGCCCCAACGGCTCCGGCAAGAGCACGCTGGCCCAGGTGCTGGCGGGCAACGAGGCGTTCACCGTCACCGAGGGCGAGGTGCTCTACGCGGGCCGGAACCTGCTGGAGATGGAGGCCGACGAGCGCGCGCTCGCGGGCGTCTTCCTGGCCTTCCAGTACCCGGTGGAGATCCCCGGCGTCAGCAACACCTACTTCCTGCGCGCCGCGCTCAACGCCGCGCGCAAGCACCGCGGCGAGCCCGAGCTGGACGCCATGGACTTCCTGACGCTGGCCAAGGAGAAGATGCGCCTCTTCGAGCTGGATCCCGCGCTGATGAACCGCTCGCTGAACGTGGGCTTCTCGGGCGGTGAGAAGAAGCGCAACGAGGGCTTCCAGATGGCCGTGCTGGAGCCGCGCCTGGCCATCATGGACGAGACCGACTCCGGCCTCGACATCGACGCGCTGCAGATCGTGGCCAAGGGCGTGAGCGCCCTGCGCGGCCCCGAGCGCTCCTTCCTCGTGATCACCCACTACCAGCGCCTGCTCCAGTACATCGTGCCCGACCGCGTGCACGTGCTGGCCGGCGGCCGCATCGTCCGCTCGGGCGGCAAGGAGCTGGCCGAGGAGCTGGAGGCCAAGGGCTACGGCTGGCTGGAGAAGGAGACGGCAGCGTGA
- a CDS encoding cysteine desulfurase, translating into MLDGGLRADFPIFKHRVRGHDLVYLDSAASAQKPQVVLDTLHRFYAEGYANIHRGVYRLSEEATRIYEGAREKVRRFLGAAETREIVFVRGTTEGINLLAQTLGRQRVGAGDEVLLTQLEHHSNIVPWQMLCESVGATLKVAPIDDAGRVDLDAYAALLGPKTKLVALGHVSNALGTINPVKRMVALAHEHGAPVVVDGAQAVPHLPVDVQDLDCDFYVFSGHKLYGPTGIGILYGKGELLESLPPYQGGGDMIRSVTFEKTTFAPPPGRFEAGTPDIAGAIGLGAAIYYLESIGFDAIQAHEQELLAYGTRLLAGIDGLRLIGTAPEKVGVFSFVIEGVHPHDIGTILDGEGICVRAGHHCAQPVMERYCVPATTRASLGLYNTTADLDALAAGLRRVKEIFQS; encoded by the coding sequence CTGCTGGACGGCGGCCTGCGCGCGGACTTCCCCATCTTCAAGCACAGGGTGCGGGGGCACGATCTCGTCTACCTGGACAGCGCGGCCAGCGCCCAGAAGCCCCAGGTGGTGCTGGACACGCTGCACCGCTTCTACGCCGAGGGCTACGCGAACATCCACCGCGGGGTGTATCGGCTGAGCGAGGAGGCGACGCGCATCTACGAGGGCGCCCGCGAGAAGGTGCGGCGCTTCCTGGGCGCGGCCGAGACGCGGGAGATCGTCTTCGTGCGCGGCACGACGGAGGGGATCAACCTCCTCGCGCAGACACTGGGTCGCCAGCGCGTGGGCGCGGGCGACGAGGTGCTGCTGACCCAGCTCGAGCACCACTCGAACATCGTGCCCTGGCAGATGCTCTGCGAATCCGTGGGCGCGACGCTGAAGGTGGCGCCCATCGACGACGCAGGCCGCGTCGACCTGGACGCCTACGCCGCCCTGCTCGGCCCGAAGACCAAGCTCGTGGCCCTCGGGCACGTCTCCAACGCGCTGGGCACGATCAACCCCGTGAAGCGGATGGTCGCGCTGGCCCACGAGCACGGCGCGCCGGTGGTGGTGGACGGTGCCCAGGCGGTGCCGCACCTGCCCGTGGACGTGCAGGACCTGGACTGCGACTTCTATGTCTTCAGCGGCCACAAGCTCTACGGCCCCACGGGGATCGGCATCCTCTACGGCAAGGGCGAGCTGCTGGAATCGCTCCCGCCCTACCAGGGCGGCGGCGACATGATCCGCTCGGTCACCTTCGAGAAGACCACCTTCGCCCCGCCGCCCGGACGCTTCGAGGCGGGCACGCCCGACATCGCCGGCGCGATCGGCCTGGGCGCGGCGATCTACTACCTCGAGAGCATCGGCTTCGACGCGATCCAGGCCCACGAGCAGGAGCTGCTGGCCTACGGCACGCGCCTGCTGGCCGGGATCGACGGCCTCCGCCTCATCGGCACCGCGCCGGAGAAGGTGGGCGTGTTCTCCTTCGTGATCGAGGGCGTGCATCCGCACGACATCGGCACCATCCTGGACGGCGAGGGCATCTGCGTGCGCGCCGGTCACCACTGCGCGCAGCCGGTGATGGAGCGCTACTGCGTGCCGGCGACCACGCGGGCCTCGCTCGGCCTCTACAACACGACGGCGGACCTGGACGCGCTGGCCGCCGGCCTGCGCCGCGTGAAGGAGATCTTCCAGTCATGA
- a CDS encoding SUF system Fe-S cluster assembly regulator, whose protein sequence is MIRVAKLTDYGIALMTRLAQEEPGGSITARDLAASLGLPLPTVSKLLKLLARRQLLVSQRGAHGGYALARRPEEITLAELVGALEGPVAVTECAADDCSCELETTCDVKDNWSWINRQVMSALEGVTLREMTGSLARPAGGKHEGSA, encoded by the coding sequence ATGATTCGGGTCGCCAAGCTCACCGACTACGGCATCGCGCTCATGACTCGCCTGGCCCAGGAAGAGCCGGGCGGGAGCATCACGGCGCGCGATCTGGCCGCCTCCCTGGGCCTGCCCCTGCCCACGGTCAGCAAGCTGCTCAAGCTGCTCGCGCGGCGGCAGCTGCTGGTGTCCCAGCGGGGCGCCCACGGCGGCTACGCGCTGGCGCGGCGACCCGAGGAGATCACCCTGGCCGAGCTGGTGGGCGCCCTGGAAGGGCCGGTGGCCGTCACCGAGTGCGCGGCGGACGACTGCAGCTGCGAGCTCGAAACCACCTGCGACGTCAAGGACAACTGGAGCTGGATCAACCGGCAGGTGATGAGCGCCCTGGAGGGCGTCACGCTGCGGGAAATGACCGGCTCCCTGGCCAGGCCCGCGGGCGGCAAGCACGAAGGAAGCGCCTGA
- the sufB gene encoding Fe-S cluster assembly protein SufB, with protein sequence MSQLENAPQNSQPSESEQMLEELTRQDYKWGFVTDIEADTVPPGLNEDVIRLISAKKGEPEWLLDWRLKAFRHWQTLDEPHWAKVEYPAVDYQAISYYSAPKAKKQLASLDEVDPALLETYDKLGIPLEEQKLLAGVAVDAVFDSVSVATTFKEKLKEMGVVFLSFSEAVREHPELVKKYLGKVVPSTDNFYAALNAAVFTDGSFVYVPKGLHCPMELSTYFRINAANTGQFERTLIVADEGASVSYLEGCTAPQRDENQLHAAVVELYAHADATIKYSTVQNWYPGDKDGKGGIYNFVTKRGLCAGDRAKISWTQVETGSSITWKYPSCVLKGDDSVGEFYSVALTNNRQQADTGTKMIHLGKRTSSTIISKGISAGRGDQTYRGLVRIARGADGARNFTQCDSMLLGDRCGAHTFPYIESSNPTARMEHEATTTKIGDDQLFYCNQRGISTEDAVSMIVNGFCKEVFRELPMEFAVEAQKLLSVSLEGSVG encoded by the coding sequence ATGTCCCAGCTCGAGAATGCGCCCCAGAATTCCCAGCCGAGCGAGAGCGAGCAGATGCTCGAGGAGCTCACGCGGCAGGACTACAAGTGGGGTTTCGTCACCGACATCGAGGCGGACACGGTTCCGCCCGGGCTCAACGAAGACGTCATCCGCCTGATCTCCGCCAAGAAGGGCGAGCCCGAGTGGCTGCTGGACTGGCGGCTCAAGGCCTTCCGCCACTGGCAGACCCTGGACGAGCCGCACTGGGCGAAGGTGGAGTACCCGGCGGTGGACTACCAGGCCATCAGCTACTACTCCGCGCCGAAGGCCAAGAAGCAGCTGGCGAGCCTCGACGAGGTGGATCCGGCGCTGCTCGAGACCTACGACAAGCTGGGCATCCCGCTCGAGGAACAGAAGCTGCTGGCCGGCGTGGCGGTGGACGCGGTCTTCGACAGCGTCTCGGTGGCCACGACCTTCAAGGAGAAGCTGAAGGAGATGGGCGTCGTGTTCCTCTCCTTCTCGGAGGCCGTGCGCGAGCATCCCGAGCTGGTGAAGAAGTACCTGGGCAAGGTCGTGCCCTCCACCGACAACTTCTACGCCGCGCTCAACGCGGCGGTGTTCACGGACGGCAGCTTCGTCTACGTGCCCAAGGGCCTTCACTGCCCCATGGAGCTGTCCACCTACTTCCGCATCAACGCCGCCAACACGGGGCAGTTCGAGCGCACGCTGATCGTGGCCGACGAGGGCGCGTCCGTGAGCTACCTCGAGGGCTGCACGGCCCCCCAGCGCGACGAGAACCAGCTCCACGCCGCGGTGGTGGAGCTCTACGCGCACGCGGACGCCACGATCAAGTACAGCACCGTGCAGAACTGGTACCCGGGCGACAAGGACGGCAAGGGCGGCATCTACAACTTCGTCACCAAGCGCGGCCTCTGCGCCGGCGACCGCGCGAAGATCTCGTGGACGCAGGTGGAGACGGGCTCGTCGATCACCTGGAAGTACCCGAGCTGCGTGCTCAAGGGCGACGACTCCGTCGGCGAGTTCTACTCGGTGGCCCTGACCAACAACCGCCAGCAGGCGGACACGGGCACCAAGATGATCCACCTGGGCAAGCGCACCAGCAGCACGATCATCTCCAAGGGCATCAGCGCCGGCCGCGGCGACCAGACCTACCGCGGCCTGGTGCGCATCGCCCGCGGCGCCGACGGCGCGCGCAACTTCACCCAGTGCGACTCCATGCTGCTGGGCGACCGCTGCGGCGCGCACACCTTCCCCTACATCGAGTCCAGCAACCCGACGGCCCGCATGGAGCACGAGGCCACCACCACCAAGATCGGGGACGACCAGCTCTTCTACTGCAACCAGCGCGGCATCTCCACCGAGGACGCCGTGTCGATGATCGTCAACGGCTTCTGCAAGGAGGTCTTCCGCGAGCTGCCCATGGAGTTCGCCGTGGAGGCGCAGAAGCTGCTCAGCGTGAGCCTCGAGGGCAGCGTCGGCTAG
- a CDS encoding GNAT family N-acetyltransferase, giving the protein MLAERFRLPRSEALALLARAHVVQVAGVGPDGAPLLRTLHAALVPGDDGDALVWHGSHKGEKSELVGRPLAIAAHETLAEIPSHFVDPERACPATTYYESVQATGVAEDLVSPGDKARALQALMEKYQPEGGHRPLTGDDPLYTADLKGTRVLRMPIATLAGKSKLGQNRSPAQRARIVERLWERGAPGDLTAVDRILAGNPDTPCPGFLAAPAGARLLAGPPAALAPAAAALLEGAYWTVGETPEALAAAHRRSDAWVAAVDAASGELLASGRVLGDGLRVAWLLDVVVRPDWRGRGLGSAIVRLLVDHPRARGARELRLRTRDAQNFYARFGFQPLVPGEEAIPTLRRAGA; this is encoded by the coding sequence GTGCTCGCCGAGCGATTCCGCCTGCCCCGGTCCGAGGCCCTGGCCCTGCTGGCGCGTGCGCACGTCGTCCAGGTGGCGGGCGTGGGGCCAGACGGCGCCCCCCTCCTGCGCACGCTGCACGCCGCGCTCGTGCCCGGCGACGACGGCGACGCCCTCGTCTGGCACGGCTCGCACAAGGGCGAGAAGTCCGAGCTGGTGGGGCGTCCCCTGGCCATTGCCGCCCACGAGACCCTGGCGGAGATCCCGAGCCACTTCGTCGACCCCGAGCGCGCCTGCCCGGCCACCACCTACTACGAAAGCGTGCAGGCCACCGGCGTGGCGGAGGATCTCGTCTCGCCGGGCGACAAGGCCCGCGCGCTGCAGGCCCTCATGGAGAAGTACCAGCCGGAGGGCGGGCACCGCCCCCTGACCGGCGACGACCCGCTCTACACCGCCGACCTCAAGGGCACGCGGGTGCTGCGCATGCCCATCGCCACGCTCGCCGGCAAGTCGAAGCTGGGACAGAACCGCAGCCCCGCGCAGCGCGCGCGGATCGTGGAGCGGCTCTGGGAGCGCGGCGCGCCGGGCGACCTGACCGCCGTGGACCGCATCCTCGCGGGCAACCCGGACACGCCCTGCCCGGGGTTCCTGGCCGCGCCCGCGGGGGCGCGCCTGCTGGCGGGCCCGCCGGCCGCGCTGGCCCCGGCCGCCGCGGCCCTGCTGGAGGGGGCCTACTGGACCGTCGGCGAGACCCCGGAGGCCCTGGCCGCCGCGCACCGGCGCAGCGACGCCTGGGTGGCGGCGGTGGACGCGGCCAGCGGCGAGCTGCTCGCCTCCGGGCGCGTGCTCGGCGACGGCCTGCGGGTCGCCTGGCTGCTGGACGTGGTGGTGCGCCCCGACTGGAGGGGCCGCGGCCTGGGCTCGGCGATCGTCCGGCTCCTGGTGGACCACCCCCGCGCCCGGGGGGCGAGGGAGCTTCGCCTGCGGACCCGGGACGCCCAGAACTTCTACGCCCGCTTCGGGTTCCAGCCCTTGGTCCCCGGCGAGGAGGCCATTCCGACGCTGCGTCGCGCCGGGGCCTGA
- a CDS encoding STAS domain-containing protein — translation MHDEFTLKETLREGNVAALAATGRLDGAAAGDLRHACTALRQAGHKHLALDLSGVTFVASSGVGALLALTEEFGAEGGFYLAPASKAVLSVIRLLNLEQFLAIYESQEAALSVVK, via the coding sequence ATGCATGACGAGTTCACGTTGAAGGAGACCTTGCGCGAGGGGAACGTGGCGGCCCTGGCGGCCACCGGCCGTCTCGACGGCGCCGCGGCCGGCGACCTGCGCCACGCCTGCACCGCGCTGCGCCAGGCGGGCCACAAGCACCTGGCCCTGGACCTGAGCGGCGTGACCTTCGTGGCGTCCAGCGGCGTCGGCGCGCTGCTCGCGCTCACCGAGGAGTTCGGCGCCGAGGGCGGCTTCTACCTGGCGCCGGCGTCGAAGGCCGTGCTCTCGGTGATCCGCCTGCTGAACCTGGAGCAGTTCCTGGCGATCTACGAGTCGCAGGAGGCGGCGCTCAGCGTCGTGAAGTAA
- a CDS encoding SUF system Fe-S cluster assembly protein: protein MSEEAKPSVAELDALKAQVIEALRTVFDPEIPVNIWELGLVYRVEVTEDREVDIVMTLTSPACPVAGSLPGEVERKAAAVDGIAAARVELTWEPQWTTSMMSESARLELGFF, encoded by the coding sequence ATGAGCGAGGAAGCGAAGCCCAGCGTCGCCGAGCTGGACGCCCTGAAGGCCCAGGTCATCGAAGCCCTGCGCACGGTCTTCGACCCGGAGATCCCCGTGAACATCTGGGAGCTGGGCCTGGTCTACAGGGTCGAGGTCACGGAGGACCGAGAGGTGGACATCGTGATGACCCTCACCTCGCCCGCCTGCCCCGTGGCCGGCAGCCTGCCCGGCGAGGTGGAGCGCAAGGCCGCCGCCGTGGACGGCATCGCCGCCGCGCGCGTGGAGCTCACCTGGGAGCCGCAGTGGACGACGTCCATGATGTCCGAGAGCGCGCGGCTGGAGCTGGGCTTCTTTTAG
- a CDS encoding SUF system NifU family Fe-S cluster assembly protein: MSDLRDLYQEIILDHGRHPRNRRRIEGCDAHADCRRAEGFNPLCGDTLTLYLKLDGDRVADAAFEGAGCAIFTASSSLLTDALRGRTVDEARALLHEFLAMVTDENAAPDPEALGKLAVFAGVREFPVRVKCASLAWRTLEAALDDAGAKPVSTEVETP; this comes from the coding sequence ATGAGCGACCTGCGCGACCTCTACCAGGAGATCATCCTCGACCACGGGCGCCACCCGCGGAACCGGCGGCGCATCGAGGGCTGCGACGCCCACGCCGACTGCCGCCGCGCCGAGGGCTTCAACCCCCTCTGCGGCGACACGCTGACGCTCTACCTCAAGCTGGACGGCGACCGCGTCGCCGACGCCGCCTTCGAAGGCGCGGGCTGCGCGATCTTCACGGCCTCGTCCTCGTTGCTCACGGACGCGCTGCGCGGCCGCACGGTGGACGAAGCCCGCGCGCTGCTGCACGAGTTCCTGGCCATGGTCACCGACGAGAACGCGGCGCCCGACCCCGAGGCGCTGGGCAAGCTGGCCGTCTTCGCGGGCGTGCGCGAGTTCCCCGTGCGCGTGAAGTGCGCGAGCCTGGCCTGGCGCACGCTCGAGGCCGCCCTCGACGACGCCGGCGCGAAGCCGGTGAGCACCGAAGTGGAGACGCCATGA
- the sufD gene encoding Fe-S cluster assembly protein SufD, whose translation MNTRSDNGSAATLVADFADFAGRRTEDAGLHAGRVEAAAQFARLGLPGREREEWKYADLRPFAAAGFRAPLAERSAVDAATVAALALPGLEAHRFVLVDGHYAPALSSPGSLPAGVTITPLAAATSAQLQAASFGQLARTADNAFAALNAAYWQDGLLVTLAPGTALEAPIELLLVSTAAAAGRLVAPRVIVSSGCESSATIVERHVGLPGAAIFCDAITELRVADDARVTHLKLLQEDAAAWHIGGTHVLQSGARSLYRSLEIVLGGASARRELHLDLAGDHARCELEALYLASGDQRRDLRTRVRHSVPDCETHELYKGVLDGHARGIFDGLIYVAQDAQRTNARQTNRNLLLSADATAYSMPRLEIYADDVRCTHGSTSGQIADEQLFYLRSRGYDVESARALLTFAFASELLERVEAEPLRKALTGALLERLPRRELVEGSL comes from the coding sequence GTGAACACCCGCAGCGACAACGGCAGCGCCGCCACCCTGGTGGCCGACTTCGCGGACTTCGCGGGCCGCCGCACCGAGGACGCCGGCCTGCACGCGGGCCGCGTGGAGGCGGCCGCGCAGTTCGCGCGCCTGGGCCTGCCCGGGCGCGAGCGCGAGGAGTGGAAGTACGCCGACCTGCGCCCGTTCGCCGCGGCCGGCTTCCGCGCACCGCTGGCGGAGCGGTCCGCCGTGGACGCCGCGACCGTCGCCGCGCTGGCGCTGCCGGGCCTCGAGGCCCACCGCTTCGTGCTCGTGGACGGCCACTACGCCCCCGCGCTCTCGTCCCCCGGCAGTCTGCCCGCCGGCGTGACGATCACGCCGCTCGCCGCGGCCACGTCCGCGCAGCTGCAGGCTGCCAGCTTCGGTCAGCTGGCGCGGACCGCCGACAACGCCTTCGCCGCCCTGAACGCCGCCTACTGGCAGGACGGTCTGCTCGTCACCCTGGCGCCGGGAACCGCGCTCGAGGCGCCGATCGAGCTGCTGCTGGTGAGCACCGCCGCCGCCGCCGGGCGCCTGGTGGCGCCTCGCGTCATCGTGAGTAGCGGCTGCGAGAGCAGCGCGACGATCGTGGAGCGGCACGTCGGCCTGCCCGGCGCGGCGATCTTCTGCGACGCCATCACGGAGCTGCGCGTGGCCGACGACGCCCGCGTCACGCACCTCAAGCTGCTGCAGGAGGACGCCGCGGCCTGGCACATCGGCGGCACCCATGTGCTGCAAAGCGGCGCGCGCAGCCTCTACCGCTCGCTGGAGATCGTCCTCGGCGGCGCCTCGGCCCGCCGCGAGCTGCACCTCGACCTGGCCGGCGACCACGCCCGCTGCGAGCTCGAGGCGCTCTACCTGGCGAGCGGCGACCAGCGCCGCGACCTGCGCACGCGCGTGCGCCACTCGGTGCCCGACTGCGAGACCCACGAGCTCTACAAGGGCGTCCTCGACGGTCACGCGCGCGGCATCTTCGACGGCCTCATCTACGTGGCCCAGGACGCCCAGCGCACCAACGCCCGCCAGACCAACCGCAACCTGCTGCTCTCGGCCGACGCCACCGCCTACAGCATGCCGCGGCTCGAGATCTACGCCGACGACGTCCGCTGCACCCACGGCTCCACCAGCGGCCAGATCGCCGACGAGCAGCTCTTCTACCTGCGCTCCCGCGGCTACGACGTCGAGAGCGCCCGCGCGCTGCTCACCTTCGCCTTCGCCAGCGAGCTGCTGGAGCGCGTGGAGGCGGAGCCCCTGCGCAAGGCCCTGACGGGCGCGCTGCTGGAACGTCTCCCCCGCAGGGAACTGGTGGAGGGATCGCTGTGA